In a single window of the Ooceraea biroi isolate clonal line C1 chromosome 8, Obir_v5.4, whole genome shotgun sequence genome:
- the LOC105275669 gene encoding 39S ribosomal protein L46, mitochondrial — MLKQGLRSFALCNVNQILPGISKKGNTICASVIQPQNVQTLCTAPVVKTWDLYSAVCLERHPIITKPMQEIELKFYTLLKQIELENSMICDYELKVEEKKQLKKVDDNADMDSPLLQTVQDFEDNCQEEFNNFKFAPRITKFDEQNITSSLERKLDQSLLLLVQQKVGNKSYWIPPQGIRKEGETMRQTAKRVLQDTCGTEIKAKFYGNAPIGFYKYTYSKKLREQGSYGAKIFYFLAKYVDGSINDNNVKYQWLNHEEAEKILPNDMRKSISQFMIFN, encoded by the exons ATGCTCAAGCAAGGTTTAAGATCGTTTGCATTGTGTAATGTAAATCAGATTTTACCAG GCATATCAAAAAAGGGAAATACGATATGTGCCAGCGTGATTCAGCCTCAGAATGTTCAAACATTGTGCACTGCCCCAGTTGTAAAAACATGGGATTTATACAGTGCTGTCTGTTTAGAACGTCATCCCATTATAACAAAACCGATGCAAgaaatagaattaaaattttatactcTGTTGAAGCAAATCGAACTTGAGAACAGCATGATATgtgattatgaattaaaagtggaagaaaaaaaacagttaAAGAAGGTAGATGACAATGCGGATATGGATTCTCCCTTATTGCAGACTGTACAGGACTTTGAAGATAATTGTCAGGAAGAATTTAACAACTTTAAATTTGCACCAAGGATTACAA AATTTGATGAACAAAATATAACGTCATCCTTGGAACGTAAACTGGATCAAAGTTTACTCTTGCTGGTACAACAAAAAGTGGGTAATAAGAGTTACTGGATACCTCCGCAGGGTATTCGGAAGGAAGGAGAGACTATGCGACAG ACTGCTAAAAGAGTATTGCAAGATACATGTGGTACAGAGATAAAAGCAAAATTTTATGGAAACGCACCTATTGGattctataaatatacttactcAAAGAAACTTCGTGAGCAAGGAAGTTACGgtgctaaaatattttattttctagcaAAATATGTAGATGGAAGtattaacgataataatgtaaaatatcaatGGTTGAATCATGAGGAAGccgaaaaaatattacctAATGA